In Dehalococcoidales bacterium, the following proteins share a genomic window:
- a CDS encoding peptide deformylase, whose protein sequence is MTILKVVCAWCGKDLGEKDGQGTEGISHGICKDCLAKQLADRVKVSTIHPCLVMVPDERLRRSCEEVVEGEVLTGVLGLMKEVLEACRRAGINTISIAAPQVGIMKKVFIIDSPSIEMVVINPVVTKTSGKQVNKEGCLSFPVGVYYRVERPNIVKFRYQNSNGFTRSMKFHDIYAAAVLHEIDHIEGILMDDRGLPY, encoded by the coding sequence ATGACCATATTGAAAGTAGTATGTGCCTGGTGTGGTAAAGACCTGGGAGAAAAAGACGGGCAGGGTACCGAAGGTATTTCGCACGGAATCTGTAAAGATTGCCTGGCCAAACAACTGGCGGATCGTGTGAAAGTTTCAACAATACACCCCTGCCTGGTGATGGTACCTGATGAAAGGCTTCGCCGGTCCTGTGAAGAAGTTGTAGAGGGAGAAGTCTTGACTGGGGTGTTAGGACTGATGAAAGAAGTTTTAGAGGCTTGCCGTCGGGCAGGTATCAATACAATCTCCATCGCAGCTCCCCAGGTTGGCATTATGAAGAAGGTCTTTATCATAGATTCTCCTTCGATTGAAATGGTAGTAATCAATCCAGTTGTAACTAAGACTAGCGGGAAACAGGTAAACAAAGAGGGATGTCTCTCCTTTCCCGTTGGAGTATATTATCGAGTGGAAAGACCCAACATTGTTAAGTTTCGGTACCAGAATAGTAACGGTTTTACCCGCTCGATGAAATTCCATGACATTTATGCCGCTGCCGTTCTGCATGAAATAGACCACATTGAGGGCATACTCATGGATGACCGTGGACTTCCTTACTAG